The following coding sequences lie in one Rutidosis leptorrhynchoides isolate AG116_Rl617_1_P2 chromosome 4, CSIRO_AGI_Rlap_v1, whole genome shotgun sequence genomic window:
- the LOC139904084 gene encoding probable WRKY transcription factor 11 — protein sequence MAVDLVGIQAIQHLNRIFQNHDFTVSSDFKQAVSALKRRGHARFRRGPSPSSSDQHAPSISSQSEEKLLKQSPVNDTTPSFHFMTSSPVLSSAEESVSNGKQFSSLGIVSLPLSFSSRKPPLPSSHRKRVSTDSASVSVHGSKGENNSVSRSSCHCCKRRKTETKRRVKKILITGSKVDSIPADNYSWKKYGEKKVDGLPFPRVYYKCNSSKGCPARKRVELGVTDSRMLIVTYDREHRHQHTPTPLPTSFTGLQIQ from the exons ATGGCGGTTGATTTAGTAGGAATTCAAGCCATTCAACATCTGAATCGCATTTTTCAGAATCATGATTTCACCGTTTCATCTGATTTCAAGCAAGCTGTTTCTGCATTGAAACGTAGGGGTCACGCGCGTTTTCGCCGAGGACCTTCACCGTCTTCCTCCGATCAACATGCGCCGTCGATTTCATCACAATCGGAAGAGAAACTGCTAAAACAGTCACCTGTTAATGATACAACGCCGTCGTTTCACTTTATGACGTCATCTCCTGTATTATCGTCTGCCGAAGAAAGCGTTTCAAACGGAAAACAGTTTTCGTCATTAGGTATAGTATCTCTGCCGCTGTCATTTTCGTCGAGAAAACCGCCGCTTCCATCATCTCACCGGAAACGAGTCAGCACCGATAGTGCATCTGTTTCCGTACACGGATCTAAAGGAGAGAATAATTCGGTTTCGCGCTCTAGTTGCCATTGCTGTAAAAGAAG GAAAACGGAAACGAAACGGAGAGTTAAAAAAATTCTGATAACCGGATCTAAAGTGGATAGTATACCGGCTGATAATTACTCATGGAAGAAATACGGTGAGAAGAAAGTAGACGGATTACCGTTTCCAAG AGTTTATTACAAATGTAATTCATCAAAAGGATGTCCTGCAAGGAAACGAGTAGAGTTAGGAGTAACGGATTCGAGGATGCTTATTGTAACATATGATAGAGAACACCGTCATCAACATACGCCGACGCCGTTACCTACAAGTTTTACTGGTTTACAAATTCAGTAG